In Coriobacteriia bacterium, the sequence AGAGCTTGACGCCTGGTGAGGCGGCGGCGCTGAGGCTCGATGGCATCGACATCGCGTCGGTCTACGAATCGAGCGCTGGATGGATGCTGGCTGGTAGGAGCGCAGGCATTGAAGCAGCCAGAACGGCGCGGGCGGCCATCATCGCCGACGGCGGGCCTAACCAGCCTTTCGTCTACTTCGCCTGCGACACCGACACGAGTGATTTCGCCGATGTGAACGCCGCGCTGCTGGGCGCACAGTCCGTTCTCGGACCCGGCAACGTTGGCATCTACGGCAGTTACTCGGTGTGCGCGAACGCGCTGAGAGCCGGTGCCGCGGCCAAGGCTTGGCAGACGGTCTCTTGGTCCAACGGTCAGGTGTTGCCAGGCGCCGTTCTTCTACAGCTGGTCCCGCAGACTCTGGGGGACCTCGGCGTGGACTACGACACCGACATTCGCAACGCGGCCGATATCGGCCAGTGGGGTGTCCCCGCAAGCGAGACGGTTGTGGCCACCGACGTCATCAGCTTCACGCCGCAGTCGACGCCGTCGACCGCTACCCTGCGAGCGATTGAGTCGAGCGACGGTGTGAGCGCTTGGGCGGTCGGCGACCGAGGGACTATCTTGCACACGAGTAGCGCGGGTGCCACGTGGACCGCGCAGTCCGCAGCTACTACAGCGACGCTGCATGCAGTCAACTTCGCTGACAACAACAATGGTTGGGTCGCAGGCGAGAATGGCCGCGTCTTTCACACGATCGACGGCGGTCGTACTTGGAATGAGCAGTCCACGCCGACGACTGCGACGTTGAGGTCGATCTACTTCACCGACGACTGGGGCGGTTGGGCGGTTGGAGAGCGCGGAACGGTGCTGCACACGGGCGACGGCGGCGCCACTTGGATTCCCCAGTCCGTCCCTACGACGGCCACGCTCAACTCGGTGGAGTTCTCAAGCGAGACTACGGGCGTCGCCGTTGGCGAGAACGGGGCGTTCGTCTTCACCGGGAATGGGGGGAAGAGCTGGTTCGAGGCGTCGACCCCGACCACGTCGGATCTGTCAGCGCAGTGCGTTGCGAGTTCGACCGTTGCATGGTCCGTCGGAGCGAGTGGAACCGTTCTGCACACGGGGAACGACGGCGCCACGTGGACTCCGCAGTCGCTGCCGACGACCTCGGCTCTCACAGACGTGGAGTTCAGCGGTCTGTCACGCGGGATGGCGGTGGGCGCCTCAGGTACGGTCCTGTTCACGGCGAACGCTGGCCAGACGTGGACGAGGCAATCGTTGGAGACTACGGGTGCGCTCAACGGCGTCGAACTCGCGGGCACCAGCGGCTGGGTTGTCGGCGACGCCGGACGAGTGTTTCGGCTGACGATGCCGAGCGTGCACTAGCGTCGCGAAGCCCGATCGGCTGGCGGCTCGGCTCTCTACGACCCGAACGTCTTGACAGCTTCCTGCATCAGGTCCGGGATCGGCAGACCCTGCGGGCACGCATCCAAACAGGTGCCGCACTCGGTGCAGTTCGACGCCTTGCCCTTGACCTGCAGATAGCCCGTGGTGAACGGGTTGGCGTCGCCCCACATGGCGGCGTTGTTCAGCGACGCGATGACGTCGGGGATGTCGACGCCGTTGGGGCACGGCATGCAGTAGAGGCAGCGCGAACAGTCGGCCTTCAGGCCTTTGCGCAGGACATCGGCGGCTTTTGCGTAGACGGCGAGTTCGTCTTCCGTGAGCGAGTTCGGCAGGCCCTTCTCGGCGGCGGCGAGGTTGTCCTCGACGTGCTGCATCGCGCTCATGCCGGACAGCGTCAGGCTCACGCCGGACTCGTTCCAGACGTAGCGCAACGCCCACTCGGCGGGACTCCAGCCTTCCGGGCGCTCGTCGAAGACGGCGCGCATCG encodes:
- a CDS encoding YCF48-related protein gives rise to the protein MSEIACLARTLVSSARRRTADCTNHALAAMSLLAVVFATMLALPSPVFASPAGHGSAPNVVDYSSGFTLSTPATLKKAGVGVVIRYVGSSAWKSLTPGEAAALRLDGIDIASVYESSAGWMLAGRSAGIEAARTARAAIIADGGPNQPFVYFACDTDTSDFADVNAALLGAQSVLGPGNVGIYGSYSVCANALRAGAAAKAWQTVSWSNGQVLPGAVLLQLVPQTLGDLGVDYDTDIRNAADIGQWGVPASETVVATDVISFTPQSTPSTATLRAIESSDGVSAWAVGDRGTILHTSSAGATWTAQSAATTATLHAVNFADNNNGWVAGENGRVFHTIDGGRTWNEQSTPTTATLRSIYFTDDWGGWAVGERGTVLHTGDGGATWIPQSVPTTATLNSVEFSSETTGVAVGENGAFVFTGNGGKSWFEASTPTTSDLSAQCVASSTVAWSVGASGTVLHTGNDGATWTPQSLPTTSALTDVEFSGLSRGMAVGASGTVLFTANAGQTWTRQSLETTGALNGVELAGTSGWVVGDAGRVFRLTMPSVH